The following proteins are co-located in the Fluviicola sp. genome:
- a CDS encoding DUF6496 domain-containing protein, whose amino-acid sequence MAKYSKKAGEKVEKAMHEMKEGTLKSGSGKKVTSKKQAVAIGLSEAREEGAKVPKKK is encoded by the coding sequence ATGGCAAAGTACAGTAAGAAAGCAGGCGAAAAAGTAGAAAAAGCGATGCACGAAATGAAGGAGGGAACATTGAAAAGCGGTTCCGGGAAAAAAGTAACCAGTAAAAAACAGGCCGTAGCCATCGGGCTCTCCGAAGCGCGGGAAGAAGGTGCGAAAGTGCCGAAGAAGAAGTAG
- a CDS encoding YbjN domain-containing protein → MSFDASAFLVEQSIAELGVDPGLCRGEKPGQWNLTYKGSTVWIDIFNFPQNPDKYYFQVMSPLVAVPDRNQESFFKNCLEINHTMYGSWISIKNDWTYVLCLREADNLDKSEIDATLDRVAFYSADYHGKLTFKFEGSWDPKPNDKPVNFN, encoded by the coding sequence ATGAGTTTTGATGCATCAGCTTTCCTGGTTGAGCAAAGTATTGCTGAGTTGGGAGTAGATCCGGGATTATGCCGCGGCGAAAAACCCGGACAATGGAATTTGACCTATAAAGGGTCTACCGTGTGGATTGATATTTTCAACTTTCCGCAAAATCCGGATAAATACTATTTCCAGGTAATGAGTCCTTTGGTAGCGGTTCCGGATCGCAACCAGGAATCTTTTTTCAAAAACTGCCTGGAGATCAATCATACCATGTACGGTTCGTGGATCAGTATTAAGAATGACTGGACCTATGTTTTGTGTTTGCGCGAAGCTGATAACCTGGATAAAAGCGAAATCGATGCAACGTTGGACCGGGTGGCGTTTTATTCGGCCGATTACCATGGTAAACTGACCTTCAAGTTCGAAGGAAGCTGGGATCCGAAACCCAATGACAAACCGGTAAATTTTAATTAA
- a CDS encoding WYL domain-containing protein has translation MAQNKNALIRYKTIDKCLQNNYRQWTLQDLVDACSDALYEYEGRDVNVSLRTTQLDIQLMRSDKLGYNAPIEVYDKRFYRYSDPDYSITNIPLTENDMTILNESVEMLKQFKNFSLFQDLNGVIQRLEDTIYVEKTHQLAIIHLDKNEQLKGLEHFDTIYQAIVKRICLILNYQSFKADEPTKTHFHPYILKQFNNRWFVVGRKEGHSRIVTFALDRIAGIDYDLDLDYSNDDFDGDLYYKDTYGVTVLGDSMLMDVVLKVDRENAPYVITKPLHQSQTLVKTFEDGSVIFQLRVHLNMEFDRLILGFGPCIEVLKPKILRNRIRNRFKLAYEQYVGGASRDTET, from the coding sequence ATGGCTCAAAATAAAAATGCTTTAATCCGCTACAAGACGATTGACAAATGTTTGCAGAACAACTACCGTCAATGGACGCTCCAGGACCTGGTAGATGCCTGTTCGGATGCACTTTATGAATACGAAGGACGCGATGTAAACGTGAGTTTGCGTACCACCCAGCTGGACATTCAATTGATGCGCAGCGACAAACTGGGTTACAATGCCCCGATAGAAGTGTATGATAAACGTTTTTACCGCTACTCGGATCCCGATTATTCGATTACGAATATTCCGCTGACGGAAAATGACATGACGATCCTCAATGAATCGGTAGAAATGCTGAAACAGTTCAAGAATTTTTCGTTGTTCCAAGATTTGAACGGAGTCATCCAGCGTTTGGAGGACACCATTTACGTGGAAAAGACCCATCAGTTGGCCATTATTCATTTGGATAAGAATGAACAATTGAAAGGTTTGGAGCATTTCGATACGATTTACCAGGCCATCGTGAAGCGGATTTGTTTGATCCTGAATTATCAATCTTTCAAAGCCGACGAGCCGACAAAAACACACTTTCATCCGTATATCCTGAAGCAATTCAATAACCGCTGGTTCGTTGTGGGACGAAAAGAAGGACATTCGCGCATTGTAACGTTTGCGCTGGATCGTATTGCAGGAATTGATTACGACCTGGACCTGGATTATTCCAATGACGACTTTGACGGCGATCTGTACTATAAGGATACTTATGGCGTAACGGTTCTGGGTGATTCGATGCTGATGGACGTGGTCTTAAAGGTTGACCGTGAAAACGCTCCTTACGTTATTACCAAACCGCTCCATCAATCCCAAACACTTGTAAAGACTTTCGAAGACGGCTCCGTGATCTTTCAATTGCGGGTTCATTTGAATATGGAGTTCGACCGGTTGATACTAGGATTCGGGCCTTGTATCGAAGTGCTGAAGCCGAAGATCTTACGAAACCGGATCCGGAACCGGTTTAAGCTGGCTTATGAGCAGTATGTAGGAGGAGCCTCAAGGGACACGGAGACATAA
- a CDS encoding MFS transporter yields the protein MNPKKAPWYFLFLLILAGESVFILPFVLSRVFRPIVLEAFDLNNFRLGICFSIYGIVALVSYLLGGPLADRFAPRKLIATALWMTALGGFVYAAFPGFTVLKILYGYWGFTTIFLFWAPMIKATRVWGGTTSQGKAFGFLDGGRGLVGALFGTMGVVVFAFFLGTEVSEASIAESKAAFRQVILISSGMIILVGILVWFFMKLDEKTEADLKVDKITFSQVKRVLRLPAVWLLMIIILCAYVGYKITDVFSLYAQDVMKYNSVDSAKVGTFLLFIRPVVGVLIGILADRWQTTTLLFVSFVISFSGALLFAMGFVSAHTTILFLISILIVACGVYAARCLYFAVMEKGRIPIELTGTAVGLISLIGYTPDIFAGPVIGYLLDGSKGIAGHQQVFWMLAAFSLMGAVAGWRYYRLSTQKNSRRRHRISLIKD from the coding sequence ATGAATCCGAAAAAGGCTCCCTGGTACTTTTTATTCTTGCTTATCCTAGCCGGTGAATCGGTATTCATTCTTCCTTTCGTGCTTTCGCGGGTTTTCCGGCCGATAGTACTGGAAGCTTTCGATCTGAATAATTTCCGGTTGGGGATTTGCTTTTCGATTTACGGGATCGTTGCCCTGGTTTCCTACCTGCTGGGAGGGCCGCTCGCCGACCGGTTCGCTCCCCGCAAGCTGATTGCCACAGCACTTTGGATGACCGCTTTGGGAGGTTTTGTCTATGCAGCATTCCCGGGTTTTACTGTCCTGAAAATCCTTTACGGCTATTGGGGATTTACGACTATTTTCCTGTTCTGGGCACCTATGATCAAAGCCACGCGGGTTTGGGGCGGAACAACTTCCCAGGGAAAAGCGTTCGGATTCCTGGACGGAGGCCGCGGCTTGGTCGGGGCATTATTCGGTACGATGGGAGTAGTCGTTTTTGCCTTCTTCCTGGGAACGGAAGTTTCCGAAGCCAGTATTGCGGAAAGTAAAGCAGCATTCAGGCAGGTAATCCTGATTTCTTCAGGAATGATCATCCTGGTTGGGATATTGGTTTGGTTTTTCATGAAACTGGACGAAAAAACAGAAGCGGATCTCAAAGTCGACAAGATCACTTTTTCACAAGTGAAGCGCGTGCTCCGGCTGCCGGCAGTGTGGCTTCTGATGATCATCATTCTTTGCGCCTATGTCGGCTATAAAATAACAGACGTTTTTTCGCTGTATGCGCAGGATGTTATGAAATACAATTCGGTGGATTCAGCAAAAGTGGGGACTTTCCTGCTGTTCATACGTCCGGTTGTGGGAGTCCTTATCGGGATACTGGCTGACCGCTGGCAAACGACTACACTGTTATTCGTGAGTTTCGTGATCTCCTTTTCGGGCGCCTTACTTTTTGCCATGGGCTTTGTTTCGGCGCACACAACCATCCTGTTCCTGATTTCGATCCTGATTGTAGCTTGTGGCGTTTATGCCGCCCGCTGCCTGTATTTTGCAGTCATGGAAAAAGGGAGAATACCCATCGAACTGACCGGAACAGCCGTCGGATTGATTTCACTGATCGGATATACGCCGGATATTTTTGCCGGTCCCGTTATAGGTTATTTGCTGGATGGGTCCAAAGGAATAGCTGGACATCAGCAGGTATTCTGGATGCTGGCTGCCTTTTCACTGATGGGAGCGGTGGCGGGCTGGCGCTATTACAGGCTATCTACTCAAAAAAACTCCCGCAGACGGCACAGAATTTCATTGATCAAAGACTAA
- a CDS encoding alpha/beta hydrolase produces the protein MMVFNFSKKFVAPLFGLLILFSAACKKKNPDPEPGYEVTQEYNLQDISYGTDNQQKMDIYLPANRNSNTKVFVLIHGGGWGGGDKADFTYLLNSLKSYYPNHAIININYRLATQSSPAYPKQIDDIQAALNEISLEKYGVSSQYLLFGASAGGHLSMLYAYGFDPNHHVKGVCNTVGPSDMTDPNYLNNPVYASVYPTLISGGAQNQAGIEAVSPALHVTPASPPTISFYGDSDPLVPSTQMTRLHDALNANGVYNQATMYQGAGHGNWNTQQSNDCVAKIVLFVNAYFP, from the coding sequence ATGATGGTTTTCAATTTCTCCAAAAAGTTCGTGGCACCGCTGTTTGGTTTGCTGATTCTTTTCTCTGCTGCGTGCAAAAAGAAAAACCCGGATCCGGAACCTGGTTATGAAGTAACACAGGAGTATAATTTGCAGGATATTTCCTACGGAACGGACAACCAGCAAAAAATGGACATTTACCTGCCCGCAAACCGGAATTCCAATACGAAAGTGTTTGTGCTGATCCATGGCGGTGGCTGGGGTGGCGGCGATAAAGCGGATTTCACCTATTTATTGAATTCCCTGAAATCCTATTATCCGAACCATGCGATCATTAATATCAATTACCGTTTGGCGACTCAATCCAGTCCTGCCTACCCGAAACAGATCGATGATATCCAGGCTGCGCTGAATGAAATAAGTCTTGAGAAATATGGCGTTTCTTCCCAGTACCTGCTATTCGGAGCTTCTGCCGGCGGACATCTTTCCATGCTTTATGCTTACGGATTCGATCCGAACCATCATGTAAAAGGAGTTTGCAACACAGTTGGCCCGAGTGATATGACCGATCCGAATTACCTGAACAATCCTGTTTATGCCTCTGTGTACCCGACATTGATCAGTGGAGGTGCGCAAAACCAGGCAGGAATTGAAGCTGTGAGCCCGGCCCTTCATGTAACACCGGCTTCTCCACCAACCATTTCTTTTTACGGAGATTCGGATCCGCTCGTTCCCTCTACGCAAATGACACGTTTGCACGATGCCTTGAATGCAAATGGAGTCTATAACCAGGCAACCATGTACCAGGGAGCCGGACACGGAAATTGGAACACGCAACAATCGAATGATTGTGTGGCCAAAATTGTGTTGTTTGTGAATGCCTATTTCCCTTAA
- a CDS encoding tetratricopeptide repeat protein, with protein MKQWLLVCSIFPFFTAFSQFNIGVGGAYQIVNAVSTFGREVVTAAQYKKQKKEQQAHEAEYMTAIQTADSLFVQAKYREAIDQYNRALQFRQDEYAINQIGRSNTELNRLTEQNYERFLDTADAAYTGLNYAEAIKYYEKALELKNEEYPRAKIERAKSRQELWKTVHFSSVLMSDSSMADLSSQAFVSDSYSNFIPPGQYPVLNGFSWGTNDQTPNGIAIPAHVRFVIYSEPYLKGKVLVDVTGPAIINNSRMKTQITSVTAHSKTFSPALQQIFPQAVRSWSANDMKEWYKGSMEIQALPSE; from the coding sequence ATGAAACAGTGGTTACTTGTATGTAGCATATTTCCTTTTTTTACAGCTTTTTCCCAGTTTAATATTGGGGTTGGAGGAGCATATCAAATTGTCAATGCCGTTTCCACTTTCGGAAGAGAAGTCGTAACTGCTGCACAATATAAAAAACAGAAAAAAGAGCAACAGGCACATGAAGCGGAATATATGACTGCGATCCAAACCGCAGATTCCTTATTTGTTCAGGCGAAATACCGGGAGGCGATCGATCAATACAACCGCGCTCTGCAATTCCGGCAGGATGAATATGCCATCAATCAAATCGGCCGGTCAAATACCGAGCTCAATCGCCTCACCGAACAAAACTACGAACGGTTCCTGGATACTGCAGATGCGGCCTATACCGGTTTGAATTATGCGGAAGCAATCAAATATTATGAAAAAGCACTGGAACTAAAGAATGAGGAATACCCGAGAGCCAAAATCGAACGGGCAAAATCCCGACAGGAACTTTGGAAAACCGTTCACTTCAGCAGCGTGCTCATGTCGGATTCAAGCATGGCAGATCTTTCCTCGCAGGCATTTGTAAGTGATTCCTATTCGAATTTCATTCCTCCGGGACAATACCCTGTATTGAACGGTTTTTCCTGGGGAACCAACGATCAGACACCCAATGGGATCGCAATTCCGGCTCATGTCCGTTTCGTGATTTACAGCGAACCTTATCTGAAAGGAAAAGTACTGGTAGATGTCACCGGCCCGGCAATTATCAATAACAGCAGAATGAAAACTCAAATTACCTCCGTAACAGCACATTCAAAAACATTCAGTCCGGCGTTGCAGCAAATTTTCCCGCAGGCAGTAAGAAGCTGGAGCGCGAATGACATGAAAGAATGGTACAAGGGATCGATGGAGATCCAGGCCCTTCCTTCCGAATAG
- a CDS encoding histidine kinase, with product MDNLIVIILVVVILLIIAFGVGIYYVITRLYRQLRKRETEAIESIIAAQERERTSISREVHDNLGPMLSITQMQVGYLIEQVQQESKKELLVKIQHQLQDAIKLCRNISHMISSEVDHSKSFETVLREQVAYIHELGNIAIELDIAADIPPIDPVKATSFIRIFQELLVNTIRHAEATQVTIIIEKTSDYLLFIYRDNGRGFEMKSVNSGLGIQNIIKRIEIIGGKQLWNEELGTGMNLQIMVPL from the coding sequence GTGGATAATCTGATTGTAATCATACTCGTTGTTGTTATACTCCTGATCATCGCTTTCGGGGTCGGGATTTATTATGTGATTACAAGGCTCTACCGGCAGTTGAGAAAGCGGGAAACAGAAGCCATTGAATCGATCATTGCCGCACAGGAACGTGAACGCACTAGTATTTCCAGGGAAGTACACGACAATCTTGGCCCGATGCTTTCCATCACACAAATGCAGGTTGGCTACCTGATTGAACAGGTACAGCAGGAAAGCAAAAAAGAACTCCTGGTAAAAATCCAGCATCAACTGCAGGATGCCATCAAATTATGCCGGAATATTTCGCACATGATTTCCTCCGAGGTTGATCATTCCAAATCCTTCGAAACAGTACTCCGGGAACAGGTTGCCTATATTCATGAATTGGGGAACATCGCAATTGAACTGGACATTGCGGCAGATATTCCGCCAATCGACCCGGTGAAGGCCACTTCTTTCATCCGGATCTTCCAGGAATTATTGGTTAACACGATCCGGCATGCAGAGGCTACGCAGGTGACTATTATTATTGAAAAAACGAGCGATTACCTGCTTTTCATATACCGGGACAACGGAAGAGGCTTCGAGATGAAATCGGTTAATTCGGGACTTGGCATCCAGAACATCATTAAACGGATCGAGATTATCGGGGGCAAACAACTTTGGAATGAAGAACTGGGTACAGGAATGAATTTGCAGATTATGGTGCCGCTGTAA
- a CDS encoding DUF4852 domain-containing protein: MRHIFLLIIFFTGSIHSFFAQEAEKLKKYQSTVSKQTYAKGDTIVVGESGKNVFSAKKKYIGIFVKDKKNVCGYTELDSTISGSKCIIKNILSYQEHCSFDFKHSVVFELQGPNNKILYMPIEKALQAKELIVFTKPHSWKGIDFLDDRTIFLLNLEYSKGASVDNALKYCKLADPAKGKAYEFNQDEFEKEKNEWIKKLDAARKQVNLKDTFIIRVPVYLNKYLFEKGEFQVFDNPDAYGSKPLKYASDSKVLFDNYKAFSTIKAAKPNADFFLNVNTADYNGNRKAYGEIKAICTSITKDPTVMVTADNPGINILHFTILEISVVDSENQNYNYIGTKKK, translated from the coding sequence ATGCGTCATATATTCTTGTTAATCATATTCTTTACAGGCTCCATCCATTCATTCTTTGCCCAGGAAGCTGAAAAACTGAAAAAGTACCAGTCAACCGTTTCCAAACAAACCTATGCCAAAGGAGATACCATTGTTGTCGGCGAAAGCGGAAAGAACGTATTCAGTGCCAAAAAGAAATACATCGGGATCTTTGTCAAAGACAAGAAAAACGTATGCGGATACACCGAACTCGATTCCACGATTTCCGGTTCCAAATGCATCATAAAAAACATTTTGTCATACCAGGAACATTGCTCGTTCGATTTTAAGCATTCAGTCGTGTTCGAATTGCAGGGACCGAATAACAAAATCCTGTACATGCCGATCGAAAAAGCCTTGCAGGCAAAAGAACTCATCGTTTTCACCAAACCGCATTCCTGGAAAGGGATCGACTTCCTCGATGACCGGACAATCTTTTTACTGAACCTTGAATACAGCAAGGGGGCTTCTGTGGATAATGCTTTAAAATATTGCAAGTTGGCAGATCCTGCAAAAGGAAAGGCTTATGAATTCAATCAGGACGAGTTTGAAAAGGAAAAAAACGAATGGATCAAAAAACTGGATGCAGCCCGGAAACAGGTAAACCTGAAAGATACCTTCATTATCCGCGTTCCGGTTTACTTAAACAAATACCTCTTTGAAAAAGGAGAGTTCCAGGTCTTCGATAACCCCGATGCATACGGATCGAAACCATTGAAATACGCCAGCGACAGCAAAGTGCTTTTCGACAATTACAAAGCATTTTCAACCATTAAAGCAGCCAAACCCAATGCAGATTTCTTCCTGAACGTCAACACGGCAGATTACAACGGGAACCGGAAGGCTTACGGCGAGATCAAGGCAATCTGTACATCCATCACAAAAGATCCGACGGTAATGGTAACGGCAGATAATCCGGGAATCAACATCCTGCATTTCACCATCCTGGAAATTTCAGTAGTCGATTCTGAAAACCAGAACTACAATTATATCGGAACAAAGAAAAAATAA
- a CDS encoding DUF3606 domain-containing protein: MADNLNDRGNPDRNFINLNEEWEVAYWTKELGVSENDIAEAIQVVGNSAEKVRAHLNNPNAG; the protein is encoded by the coding sequence ATGGCAGACAATTTAAATGATCGCGGAAACCCGGACAGAAATTTCATTAATCTGAACGAGGAGTGGGAAGTTGCCTACTGGACTAAAGAACTGGGAGTTTCTGAAAACGATATTGCAGAAGCCATCCAGGTTGTAGGAAATTCTGCAGAGAAAGTGAGAGCACATTTAAATAATCCGAATGCAGGTTAA
- a CDS encoding response regulator transcription factor, which translates to MTLLIADDHTVFREGLSNLLFQMKEVRQVLEASNGEEVLELLNIHKVDLVLMDISMPVKGGVETIREMKKGKFAEVPVIALTMFNRSTDILSLYDLDVNGYLLKDSAISEVWKAIVEVGKGGEYYAAPVKETLLKALQEREKLSANVQKEELTNREKEILVMICREMSTEEIAQTLFVSPLTVNNHRRNILLKTKAKNVAGLVFYALKHGIYKEE; encoded by the coding sequence ATGACATTATTAATAGCAGACGATCATACGGTTTTCCGGGAAGGACTTTCTAATTTGCTGTTCCAAATGAAGGAAGTGAGACAGGTACTCGAAGCTTCTAACGGGGAAGAGGTACTTGAGCTCCTGAACATTCATAAAGTAGATCTGGTTCTGATGGATATTTCCATGCCGGTGAAAGGTGGAGTGGAAACCATTCGTGAAATGAAAAAAGGAAAGTTTGCAGAAGTTCCGGTAATCGCCTTAACCATGTTCAACCGGAGCACCGATATCCTTTCGTTGTACGACCTGGATGTGAATGGTTATTTATTGAAAGACAGCGCTATCAGTGAGGTCTGGAAGGCAATAGTGGAAGTGGGGAAAGGCGGTGAATATTACGCAGCTCCCGTCAAGGAAACATTGTTGAAAGCCTTGCAGGAACGGGAGAAACTGTCAGCGAACGTACAAAAGGAAGAATTGACCAACCGCGAGAAAGAAATTTTGGTGATGATCTGCCGCGAAATGAGTACCGAAGAAATAGCTCAAACACTTTTTGTATCTCCGCTCACAGTCAATAATCATCGAAGAAATATCCTGCTGAAAACCAAAGCGAAGAATGTGGCCGGCCTGGTTTTTTATGCCTTGAAGCACGGAATCTACAAAGAAGAATAA
- a CDS encoding RtcB family protein, whose translation MENYKNISGDTLIELGYRPGKWFKEAIEYINENQLTAEAMNEYLLPYVSQPVIPLNEAGVPFSVNIRAEEEVEISNVESVIASMKEIVKTPTVVGGAIMPDACPTGPIGTIPVGGVVVTKNAIHPGMHSADICCSVLLTDFGKVNPQDVLDAAHSVTHFGPGGRDRNTQFRFPSDLLEAFEQNAFLKDQQMIAAARSHLGTQGDGNHFLFVGISKATGNTMMITHHGSRGVGARLYDKGMKIAERFRKEISPDTLKQNAWIPFETEEGQTYWDALQVIRSWTKANHEVIHNATAEKLGVEVQNRFWNEHNFVFKKGDLFYHAKGATPLDAAFMPDITGPRLIPLNMSEPVLIVEGETTDSNLGFAPHGAGRNLSRTQHRKSKGEQTIESIFAEETAGLDVRFFSKEIDITELPSAYKNATTVRNQMNEFGLGTVIDEVMPYGCIMAGDWEKNAPWKQKRRRKLEQRQNEQIK comes from the coding sequence ATGGAAAATTACAAAAACATATCCGGAGACACATTGATCGAATTGGGATACCGCCCTGGAAAATGGTTTAAAGAAGCCATTGAGTATATCAATGAAAACCAATTGACAGCAGAAGCAATGAACGAATATTTATTGCCTTATGTTTCACAGCCGGTCATTCCCTTGAATGAAGCAGGGGTTCCGTTCTCGGTAAACATCCGTGCGGAAGAAGAAGTAGAGATTTCAAATGTTGAAAGCGTGATTGCATCGATGAAAGAAATTGTAAAAACACCAACAGTAGTAGGTGGAGCAATCATGCCGGATGCTTGTCCGACAGGCCCTATCGGAACAATTCCGGTAGGTGGAGTGGTGGTGACAAAGAACGCAATCCACCCGGGAATGCATAGCGCGGATATTTGTTGTTCGGTGTTATTGACGGATTTCGGGAAAGTAAATCCGCAGGACGTATTGGATGCAGCACATTCCGTAACGCATTTCGGGCCGGGAGGAAGAGACCGGAATACACAGTTCCGTTTTCCATCAGATTTGCTGGAAGCATTTGAACAAAACGCTTTCTTAAAAGACCAGCAGATGATTGCTGCGGCAAGATCTCATTTGGGAACACAAGGCGATGGAAATCACTTCCTGTTCGTGGGAATTTCCAAAGCTACCGGGAATACGATGATGATTACGCACCACGGATCACGTGGAGTAGGAGCACGTCTGTACGATAAAGGAATGAAGATCGCGGAGCGTTTCAGAAAAGAGATCTCTCCGGATACCCTGAAGCAAAACGCATGGATTCCGTTTGAAACAGAAGAAGGTCAAACCTATTGGGACGCGTTGCAGGTCATCCGTTCCTGGACAAAAGCGAATCACGAAGTAATCCATAACGCAACAGCCGAAAAGCTGGGAGTGGAAGTACAAAACCGTTTCTGGAATGAACATAATTTCGTTTTCAAAAAAGGAGATTTGTTTTATCATGCAAAAGGTGCAACTCCATTGGATGCAGCATTTATGCCGGATATTACAGGTCCGCGTTTGATTCCGTTGAACATGTCTGAACCGGTTTTGATCGTGGAAGGCGAAACTACGGACTCCAATTTGGGATTTGCACCGCACGGAGCAGGAAGAAATTTGAGCAGAACGCAACACCGTAAATCAAAAGGTGAGCAGACTATAGAATCTATTTTCGCCGAGGAAACTGCCGGATTGGACGTTCGGTTCTTCTCGAAGGAAATCGATATCACCGAATTGCCATCTGCTTATAAGAATGCGACAACTGTGAGAAATCAGATGAATGAATTTGGTTTGGGAACAGTGATCGATGAGGTAATGCCTTACGGATGTATCATGGCCGGAGACTGGGAGAAAAATGCTCCGTGGAAACAGAAGAGACGTCGTAAATTGGAGCAACGACAAAATGAACAAATAAAATAA